CCCTCGATCGTGAACTTCTTCTCGTAGAGAAGCCGCTTCACCTCGAGCAGCAACTCCACCTCCTTGCGGCGGTAGAGGCGATGCCCGGTGCCGGACTTCTTCGGATGAAGCTGGGGGAACTCCGTCTCCCAGAAACGCAGCACATACGGTTCGACGCCAACGAGCTGCGCGGCTTCGCCGATTCGGAAATACAGCTTGTCCGGAATGCTCGGGCCGTCACCCGGCCCGGCTCCTGCGTTCGGAGCTGGTCTAGCTGGCTTCATCTATCGAGTACCTCGCGGACCATGACGAAACAGCCTGCGTCATGGACAGTGGACGCGCCGGGGGAGACAGTTTCATGGTACGAGTTGCGGCAATCCGCGTCAAGCCCGCGCCAGGTGGGCACAGTATACTAACCACCGTGACACGACGGACCTTCCTCCCCGCGCTCGCCACGCCCGCCCTCGCGCAGCAGTCCCGCTTCGCGCCCAACTGGGCCTCCCTCGACTCCCGGCCCGCCCCCGCCTGGTATCAGGACGCCAAGTTCGGCATCTTCATCCACTGGGGCGTCTACGCCGTGCCATCCTTCGCCAACGTCGGCAAGTACTCGGAGTGGTATTGGAACGCGCTCACCGCCGGCCGCTCCGGCAAGTCGAACGACCCGAATCAACTCGCCACCTGGGAGTTCCACAAACGCGTCTATGGCGCCGACTTTCCTTACCGCGCCTTCGCTTCCATGTTTAAGGCCGAACTGTTCAAGCCCGAGGACTGGGCGGAGACCTTCCGCAAGTCCGGCGCGAAGTACGTCGCGCTCACTTCCAAGCACCACGACGGTTTTTGTCTCTGGGGCAACGAGCACGCCAACAAGTCCTGGGAGCGCCCCTGGAACGCCCTCTCGATCGGCCCGCGCCGCGACGTGCTCGGCGACCTGACCAACGCCGTCCGCGCCGCCGGCCTCCGCATGGGTTACTACTATTCGCTCTACGAATGGTACAACCCGATCTGGCTCTCCGACCGCAAGCGCTACGTCGCCGAGCATATGGCGCCGCAGTTCCAGGATCTCGTCAACCGCTACAAGCCGGCCATCATCTTCAGCGACGGCGAATGGGACATGCCGAGCGCGGACTGGCATTCCGAAGAGTTACTGGCGTGGCTCTACAACGAATCGCCCTGCCGCGACGAGGTCATCGTCAACGATCGCTGGGGCAAGGAAACCCGCCACCACCACGGCGGTTACTTCACCACCGAGTACACCGCCGGACTCCAGGACGCCTCCCACCCGTGGGAGGAGAATCGCGGGATGGGGCGCTCCTACGGCTACAACCGCATGGAGCGCGCCCGCGACTACCGCACCGCCCGCGAGATGATCCTGATGCTCGTGGACCTGGTGAGCCGCGGGGGCAACCTCCTCCTCGACATCGGCCCGGCGGCCGATGGGCGCATCCCGGAGTTACAAGAGGAGAAGTTACTCGAGATCGGCGAGTGGCTCGCGGTGAACGGCGAGGCCATCTACGGCACGCGCCCATGGACGCCGCCGGGCCAGGCCAAGCCGCGCACGCGCCAGTGGAGCGCCGGCCGCGTTCCTGAGTTTACGGCGTCCACCTACATGTCGCGGTATGAGATCGACGACTACATCGCCAACCCGAAGCCCGGCGGCGCTGCCATCGAGGCGTTCTTCACGGCGAAGGGGTCCACGGTTTACGCGATCGTGCCGGGGTGGCCGGGCTCCACGGTGACGCTCAAGGATGTCCGCCTCGGATCCAACGGCGGTGCGCGATTGCTCGGCGCCGGGGCTCCGGTGCGGCATCGCGCCTCCGGCGGCGACCTCGTGCTCGACCTGCCGGCCGTCGCGCCCACGGGCTCGCATGTGCAGTGTGCGTTTGCGATCCGGCTGGACGGGGTCGCGTAGCTTACCCGCGGCGGCGCTTTTCTTCGAGCGCGGCGCGTAGCACCGGCATCGCCGCGAGGTCCTTGGGGTGTTGCGAGGCGGCCTTCCACTCGACGTATCTTTCGAGTTTCAATACGAGGATCCGGCCTTCGGCGATCTGCATCCACTCGGATTCGCTCGCCAAGTCGGGATACCTCCGGCCTCCCTCGATTTCACCCAGCACGTCGAGCGGTCCGAATCGTGTCGTCAACAACTGATGCCCCCCAGACGCCAGGTGGCTCTCGGCCGGCCTCTGGCCGCCCATGCGATACCTCGCGTCCAACTCACGCAGCGCCGCCTCGAGACGACGGACGTTATCCGGTGCGCGGTGATGCACGATATCCAGATCGTGCGTGAGAAACGGCGCCCCCTGCAGCACGGCGCTCACTCCGCCAACCACCACGAACTCCACTTCGTGCCGTAGCAGCACCTCGAGGATCGTCCCGAAACTACCCGATGCCATTCAACTCGCGGGTGCGCAGCACGAAGTCAAGATTGGCGTCGAGTAGCGCCAGCCGCTCGGCCGGAGTCAACGAGAGCATCCACCGGATCAACGTCAGATCGACGCCATCCTCATTACGCTCCAGCGCGGCAGCTTCGTCCCGATCGGCCACGACCACAGTATACGAAACAGCGCAGAGACGCCCTTTTTTCGCCGCGCCCAGCTCTGTTGTGCACGGGAAGTTACTGGAGCAGTTCAGCCGGTGTCGCCGCCTTTGCGCGATCGACGCTCGGTGGATCGGTCTTGAACACGGGTTGTCCAATTGCCGTGAAGGAGCCTTTCGCCCATCGATATCGATACGCGATCGTCCCGGCCGAACAGCAATCGCCTTGTCGCCATTCGGGATCGTTCACCTCCAAAATGAGGTTCCCGCCGGCAATCGACACTCCCCGCAGACCCTGATAGGCCCTCGATCCGGTCCGCAACCACGCCAGCAGTCGAGGTACGCCCGACTCGACAGTGAACACATACACGTATTGCCAGTGTGCCGTGCCGCCGCTGTGATAGGTCAGGACAACCGCCGCCACCGTCGACTTGATTGCGGCAACCGCGCCATAGCCGACGGAGTCATAGGTGACCGTGGGGCACAAGTCGGCCGAGCCGCAGTCGCCGGATACCGCATGTCTACCGTCGACCAGCTTGACCGTCGTCCCGCTGCCAAGCGCCATCCAACGAACCTCTTCTGGAACGTCGTCGGTCTCCAGCAACGGATACGCGGAGTTTCGCCAGTCAACGTCGCGAACGGAACGCGGCGCCGCGCCGCAAGCAATCGCGCAACAGCCGAAGATTACCAGCCTGTGCATGCGGTTCCATCCGCTACTACGCCAGCGGCGCTGCATCGCATGCCACCCGCGCAATGGCATCCAACTTCTCGACGATCTCCTCCGGGCTCTTCTCGAGCGGCACGAAAGGCACGAGCGTGTGATAGTCCGTCTTCTGCATCAGATTGGGCAGGCCGAGCGTGGTGAAATAGATTCGGAAGATCGGAGCAAGACAGTCGTCGCTCGCCTCCGTCCTCTCATCGAACGGATCGGTCTGGGCAAGCGTCCTGCGCGCATCCGTTACGTCCGCGATTGCCTTCTCCATCGATTCCACGCGCTTCTGCCGTTCGGGCTCCTCGAATAGCGAGCCCTCCAAGCCAGGTTCGCTTTTCGCATAGGCAAGCAGTGTCTCCCGGTAGGCGACGTAGTTCTCAATCTCCCTGCGCCGCCATGCCAACTGTACGAGGGGGCCGACTTCGGGCAGCGCCCGGTCGATGGAATCGAACAGGGCTACGCCAACCAGATCCGGCTTGGCCTCCTTCAGGCCAAAGAAGTGATCACGAGCCTTCTGGGGAACGTTCCCGGTGTAGTGCACGAAGGGGCGAGCCAGGACTTCGTTCGCCGGGTGAGCGAGCCGTTCCGCGAAGGCCCGGAGTATGGCAAGATCGGTCGCGCCTTCCAGATACAGAACCCAGCCCGCCTGTTCCGCCTGATAGTACTGATCGAATCCGATCGCCTTCAGCGATTTCGACACTTGGCTGCCCCGATCGTCGATCCGGTGCGGCTGTCCCACGAACGCCACCAATATGTCCCGATCCGCGGCTTCCTCCAGAATCACTTCGCTATGGCTTGCGGCAACGATCTGGCAGGCGTGGCGCTCGGCGGTGTCGGTGAGAATCTGGTAGATCTGCCGTTGCCGGAGAATCTCCAGGTGCGCGTCCGGCTCGTCGAGAAGCAAGACGCTATTCGGGTGCGTGTAGAGGTGCGCCAGCAGGAGCAAGGTTTGTTGCAGCCCGCGCCCCGATGAGGCCAGATCCAGCTCCACGGAGCCATCCTGGTACGACATCGTGATCTGGCCGCGCTCTTTAATGTAGACCGGCTCGTTCAATCGGACACCGAACAGTTGCTGAATCTGTTGGACCAGCGCGGTCCACGTTTTCCGGTCTTCCTGAGCCGAGATCTGATAACAGAGGTTGCGGAGCACTTCGGCCGTCCGTCCTTCGCCTACACGGACGTCGATCGAGCCTGGGTCGAGCCGGTCTTCTGTTGCCGCCAGGCCGGACATCGGCGGCAGGAACGCCACCCGCACCGAAGCCGCCGCTTCTGGGACGCTCATGCGCTCAACGCTCTCCTCGGCCAGCCGCAGCGGCCGGCAATAGAAGGACTCCTCGTTGGCGTAGTCGAACTCGAAACCGCACTTCCACTCCCGGTCATCCGAAACCCCGGTCACCGAAATATCCACGCGAATGTTTCGCGTTTCCTGCTTTCCGTTCGCGCGCTGAACCGACCTCGTATGCACGTCGCGCCAGAGGAGATTGGCGGAAGGAACCGGGACCGCAACCAGATCGCGCCGGTTGATCGTGATTCCCGGTCTCTTCTCCGGTACGTCCTTGGCCGATCGCTTTTCGAGCCATTTGCGCAATCCGATCTCCCAGAGCGCCAGCGCCTGCAGCGCGGTGGTCTTGCCCGAGTTGTTGGGTCCGACGAAGACCACCGTCTTCCCGAGCTCAATCTCGACATCCTTCAGCCGCTTGAAGTTCTTCACGCGCAGACTCGTTAGCATGTTCGTAACGATTATCTCAGGCGATAGGCGGTCCGCTCCTGCGTCGCCCTCTACGCGAAACACCCGATTGGCGCCGCCGCGCGGAACCCCTAATCTGGGCTCATGCCCGTAGCCGTAGCACTCTGGGATGAGACCGTCCCCGGCGACCGCGTGCGTGCCGGCGCCGTCACGCTCGACGCCCCCCGAACCACCGCCCGCGCCCTCATCGCCGAGCGCATCCGGCAGGAAGTGGAGCGCTACAACCGCGAACGGCCGCCCGTGTTTCAGGGCCTCGTCCAGCCGTCGGATTCCGAAAATATCCTCAACGGTTACCGCCTCGCAAGCCCCAAGCCCATCGACTCCGGCGAGCAACTCCGCCTCGCCTGCCGCAGCTTCGAGTCGAACGGCTTTCTCCTCCTCGTCGACGGACGCCAGGTAACCGAACTCGACGCCGAGGTCGACCTGCGCCCCGAGTCCGAAGTTGACTTCGTGAAACTCGTCCCACTCATCGGAGGCTGATTCGTGACTATCGCCCCGGACGCCATCCAGGAATTCGCCGCCGCCACGGACAACCAACCGATGGTGTTCACCGAACGCGAAGCGCTCGCGCTCGTCGCCGAACCGCTGGCGCGGCTAAGGAACGCACC
This DNA window, taken from Bryobacteraceae bacterium, encodes the following:
- a CDS encoding MerR family transcriptional regulator, producing the protein MKPARPAPNAGAGPGDGPSIPDKLYFRIGEAAQLVGVEPYVLRFWETEFPQLHPKKSGTGHRLYRRKEVELLLEVKRLLYEKKFTIEGAKLYLDQNKKKAKVTPVKASAPVAEPAQGGLFGDPAAPKVRVPDEIRAEVAAILNLLG
- a CDS encoding alpha-L-fucosidase codes for the protein MTRRTFLPALATPALAQQSRFAPNWASLDSRPAPAWYQDAKFGIFIHWGVYAVPSFANVGKYSEWYWNALTAGRSGKSNDPNQLATWEFHKRVYGADFPYRAFASMFKAELFKPEDWAETFRKSGAKYVALTSKHHDGFCLWGNEHANKSWERPWNALSIGPRRDVLGDLTNAVRAAGLRMGYYYSLYEWYNPIWLSDRKRYVAEHMAPQFQDLVNRYKPAIIFSDGEWDMPSADWHSEELLAWLYNESPCRDEVIVNDRWGKETRHHHGGYFTTEYTAGLQDASHPWEENRGMGRSYGYNRMERARDYRTAREMILMLVDLVSRGGNLLLDIGPAADGRIPELQEEKLLEIGEWLAVNGEAIYGTRPWTPPGQAKPRTRQWSAGRVPEFTASTYMSRYEIDDYIANPKPGGAAIEAFFTAKGSTVYAIVPGWPGSTVTLKDVRLGSNGGARLLGAGAPVRHRASGGDLVLDLPAVAPTGSHVQCAFAIRLDGVA
- a CDS encoding AAA family ATPase, whose translation is MLTSLRVKNFKRLKDVEIELGKTVVFVGPNNSGKTTALQALALWEIGLRKWLEKRSAKDVPEKRPGITINRRDLVAVPVPSANLLWRDVHTRSVQRANGKQETRNIRVDISVTGVSDDREWKCGFEFDYANEESFYCRPLRLAEESVERMSVPEAAASVRVAFLPPMSGLAATEDRLDPGSIDVRVGEGRTAEVLRNLCYQISAQEDRKTWTALVQQIQQLFGVRLNEPVYIKERGQITMSYQDGSVELDLASSGRGLQQTLLLLAHLYTHPNSVLLLDEPDAHLEILRQRQIYQILTDTAERHACQIVAASHSEVILEEAADRDILVAFVGQPHRIDDRGSQVSKSLKAIGFDQYYQAEQAGWVLYLEGATDLAILRAFAERLAHPANEVLARPFVHYTGNVPQKARDHFFGLKEAKPDLVGVALFDSIDRALPEVGPLVQLAWRRREIENYVAYRETLLAYAKSEPGLEGSLFEEPERQKRVESMEKAIADVTDARRTLAQTDPFDERTEASDDCLAPIFRIYFTTLGLPNLMQKTDYHTLVPFVPLEKSPEEIVEKLDAIARVACDAAPLA